In a genomic window of Lycium ferocissimum isolate CSIRO_LF1 chromosome 9, AGI_CSIRO_Lferr_CH_V1, whole genome shotgun sequence:
- the LOC132069341 gene encoding transcription factor bHLH52-like — protein sequence MEMQLPPELLFDFNYDDELSFYNNPEDCYFDPFFDTNEFILPVESTHNSSFMPEYCDFESTPKQQKFFQDNCLPDTIITSHNSSFMPQYSICDSKPKQQNNCLPNIITSSHNSSLMPEYSLIESTPKRQKVFQDNCLLPDIITSSNNLFNGFVPNPPIFQDFASFSIPEIPMPVFSSGCCNNNAEVVVKKSNNEKKMSAQSIAARQRRKKITEKTQELGKLIPGGHRMNTAEMLQATFKYIKFLQAQAGLLEFMGSYQEDEKSIQTTDLHKLVGSSLIQEKLYSSEKCLVPKVFLEALENNHEVQNSLGFEIEEVKPLIR from the exons ATGGAAATGCAGCTTCCTCCAGAACTTCTTTTTGATTTCAACTATGATGATGAACTGAGCTTTTATAACAATCCAGAGGATTGCTATTTCGATCCTTTTTTCGACACCAACGAGTTCATTTTACCAGTGGAAAGTACTCACAATTCTTCTTTCATGCCAGAGTACTGTGATTTCGAGAGCACCCCAAAACAACAAAAGTTCTTTCAAGACAACTGCCTTCCAGATACTATAATAACGTCTCACAATTCTTCTTTCATGCCACAATACTCTATTTGTGACAGcaaaccaaaacaacaaaacaactGCCTTCCAAATATAATAACGTCGTCTCACAATTCTTCTTTGATGCCAGAGTACTCTCTTATAGAGAGCACCCCCAAAAGGCAAAAGGTCTTTCAAGACAACTGCCTTCTTCCAGATATAATAACGTCGTCTAACAACTTGTTCAACGGGTTTGTACCAAATCCTCCAATATTCCAAGATTTTGCCTCGTTTTCGATTCCAGAAATTCCTATGCCTGTTTTTAGTAGCGGGTGCTGCAACAATAATGCTGAGGTTGTTGTGAAGAAAAGTAATAATGAGAAGAAGATGTCAGCACAAAGCATAGCGGCGAGGCAGAGGAGGAAGAAAATTACTGAGAAGACACAAGAATTGGGGAAGTTGATACCCGGTGGACACAGGATGAATACTGCTGAAATGCTTCAAGCTACTTTCAAGTATATTAAGTTCTTGCAAGCACAAGCTGGACTTCTTGAGTTCATGGGATCATATCAG GAGGATGAGAAATCAATTCAGACAACAGATTTGCACAAACTTGTTGGATCTTCCTTGATTCAGGAGAAGTTGTATTCAAGTGAAAAATGCTTAGTTCCAAAAGTGTTCCTTGAAGCACTAGAAAATAATCATGAAGTCCAAAATTCACTAGGCTTTGAGATTGAGGAAGTCAAGCCTTTGATTAGATGA